From a region of the Actinomycetota bacterium genome:
- a CDS encoding FAD-dependent oxidoreductase: MVTRRIGSLHHVLLGDIAVRQARSGLDPLPADLLRGRSLGVVHEQHREYADTLGRRLRRRDRRDRRCRGHPRSAAPSSQGDRIVTESTDVDTIVIGGGMAGLPFALRAARRGSTVLIEGDLLGGTCLNRGCIPTKTMIHSAKVAHLARRADEFGIDVGPVSVDLGRIVDRKDAIVEAVRNGSYRAAERATNLTLVENWARFVGPHAVEAGGAVYRAARIVINTGARPTVPDLPGIGEVPTLDSTAALDLREAPEHLIVMGGGYVGCEFAQMYRRFGSRVTVVHRRSRLLPAEDPEASEVVERVFLREGIELLLGEEPTAVRAANGCIELSVGGRDVGASHLLVAVGRTPNTSRLGLEIPGVAVDDGGFIVASERFETSAAGVYAIGDVIGPPLFTHSARDDAALLARHLFNGEDITTSTRLVPHAVFTDPEVATFGMTHAEAETRYGEAAVGVENFRGVARAKAIGETDGFVKIVTRPDRVIVGATIVGPDAGNLIHELVVAAYAGLTVDQVRNAIHIHPTLAEAVNAAAGGVHRPTTA; the protein is encoded by the coding sequence ATGGTTACTCGTCGCATCGGGTCTCTTCATCATGTACTACTGGGCGATATCGCTGTTCGTCAAGCCCGGTCAGGACTCGATCCTCTACCGGCCGATCTTCTACGTGGGAGGAGTCTCGGCGTGGTTCACGAACAGCATCGGGAATACGCCGATACGCTGGGCCGGCGGCTTCGTCGCCGTGATCGTCGCGATCGGCGTTGCCGAGGCCATCCGCGTTCGGCGGCGCCGTCGAGCCAAGGAGATCGCATCGTGACCGAATCCACAGACGTCGACACGATCGTCATCGGCGGTGGAATGGCCGGTCTCCCGTTCGCGCTGCGTGCCGCTCGGCGGGGTTCGACGGTGCTCATCGAAGGTGATCTCCTCGGAGGTACCTGTCTGAACCGGGGATGCATCCCGACCAAGACGATGATCCACTCTGCCAAGGTCGCGCATCTGGCGCGGCGCGCCGACGAATTCGGGATCGACGTGGGACCGGTTTCTGTCGACCTGGGCCGGATCGTCGACCGCAAAGATGCGATCGTCGAAGCCGTCAGGAATGGGTCGTATCGGGCGGCGGAGCGAGCGACGAATCTCACGCTTGTCGAGAACTGGGCCCGGTTCGTGGGACCGCACGCCGTCGAGGCCGGAGGGGCCGTGTACCGGGCCGCCCGGATCGTGATCAACACGGGCGCTCGTCCAACCGTGCCCGATCTGCCGGGGATCGGCGAGGTGCCGACTCTCGACTCGACGGCCGCGTTGGATCTTCGTGAGGCGCCGGAGCATCTGATCGTGATGGGCGGCGGCTATGTGGGCTGTGAGTTCGCCCAGATGTACCGCAGATTCGGATCTCGGGTAACGGTGGTCCATCGCCGATCGCGTCTGCTTCCAGCCGAGGATCCCGAGGCCTCCGAAGTCGTCGAGCGTGTGTTCCTGCGTGAGGGCATCGAGTTGTTGCTCGGCGAGGAACCCACCGCGGTACGCGCGGCAAACGGCTGCATCGAGCTGTCCGTCGGTGGACGTGATGTCGGGGCGTCGCATCTCCTCGTGGCGGTCGGGAGAACACCCAACACGTCACGGCTCGGCCTCGAGATACCGGGTGTGGCGGTCGATGATGGGGGATTCATCGTCGCCTCCGAACGGTTCGAAACGTCGGCTGCCGGTGTCTACGCGATCGGCGATGTGATCGGACCACCACTGTTCACGCACTCGGCGAGAGACGACGCAGCGCTTCTCGCGCGACATCTGTTCAACGGAGAGGACATCACGACGTCGACACGACTGGTCCCACATGCCGTGTTCACCGACCCCGAGGTCGCCACATTCGGGATGACGCACGCCGAAGCGGAGACACGGTACGGCGAAGCGGCAGTGGGGGTCGAGAACTTCCGCGGCGTGGCCAGAGCGAAGGCGATCGGTGAGACGGACGGGTTCGTCAAGATCGTCACCAGGCCCGATCGAGTGATCGTCGGAGCCACGATCGTCGGACCCGATGCCGGGAACCTCATCCACGAACTCGTCGTCGCCGCGTACGCGGGGCTCACCGTCGACCAGGTGCGCAACGCGATCCACATCCATCCCACGCTGGCAGAAGCGGTGAACGCCGCCGCCGGAGGGGTCCACCGACCAACAACGGCGTGA
- a CDS encoding heavy metal-responsive transcriptional regulator, translating to MRIGEVGKAVGVGPPTIRYYESVGVLPEPERTPSGYRSYSVDDVERLRFVTLARSLGIGLDDIREILGLRDRGEAPCRYVRAVLDRQVDAVAERIGRLETLSEELRRLQRLARTLPDIDSDDPCVCHILQPAGARH from the coding sequence ATGAGAATCGGCGAGGTTGGGAAGGCGGTGGGGGTGGGTCCGCCGACGATCCGTTATTACGAGTCGGTCGGGGTGCTGCCGGAGCCGGAGCGGACCCCGTCGGGCTATCGCTCGTACTCGGTGGACGATGTGGAGCGACTGCGGTTTGTGACGTTGGCGAGGTCGTTGGGCATCGGGTTGGACGATATCCGCGAGATTCTGGGTCTGCGAGACCGGGGTGAGGCTCCGTGCCGGTATGTCCGTGCCGTGTTGGATCGTCAGGTGGATGCCGTTGCGGAACGAATCGGCCGGCTCGAGACCTTGTCTGAGGAGCTTCGCCGGTTGCAGCGACTGGCTCGCACACTTCCCGATATCGACTCGGATGATCCCTGCGTGTGTCACATCCTCCAGCCTGCCGGGGCACGGCACTGA
- a CDS encoding cytochrome c biogenesis protein CcdA, whose product MILTAALLFAFVAGMVATVNPCGFAMLPAYVSMFLGGNEGDEAPPGVVTGLRVGFSVTVGFLVLFSAVGLLVSAGLQWMLSFVPWVALVIGASLLGIGIAVIRGYHLTARVIGMKKRQGRSFLAMAGFGVAFGTASISCTLPIFLAVVGLSARTPSLVYGWSVFVAYAVGMGVVLAAIAVALATSRQVLVTRMQRILPYVERIGGWLLVASGLFIMYYWAISLFVKPGQDSILYRPIFYVGGVSAWFTNSIGNTPIRWAGGFVAVIVAIGVAEAIRVRRRRRAKEIAS is encoded by the coding sequence ATGATCCTCACTGCAGCACTTCTGTTCGCGTTTGTCGCCGGCATGGTCGCCACCGTCAACCCGTGCGGATTCGCGATGCTGCCCGCGTACGTGTCCATGTTCCTCGGTGGCAACGAAGGCGACGAAGCCCCTCCCGGCGTTGTGACGGGACTTCGAGTCGGCTTCTCTGTCACAGTCGGTTTCTTGGTGTTGTTCAGTGCCGTCGGTCTCCTGGTATCGGCGGGTCTCCAATGGATGCTCAGTTTTGTGCCGTGGGTTGCGTTGGTCATCGGCGCATCGCTCCTTGGGATCGGCATCGCGGTGATACGCGGGTATCACCTCACCGCACGAGTCATCGGCATGAAGAAAAGGCAAGGCCGATCGTTTCTGGCCATGGCAGGATTCGGTGTTGCGTTTGGAACGGCGTCGATCTCGTGCACGCTTCCGATCTTCCTTGCAGTCGTCGGCCTTTCGGCAAGAACTCCGAGTCTTGTGTATGGCTGGTCGGTCTTCGTTGCCTACGCCGTGGGTATGGGTGTCGTGCTGGCCGCCATCGCCGTGGCGCTCGCGACATCCCGCCAGGTTCTCGTGACACGTATGCAGAGGATTCTTCCGTACGTTGAACGAATCGGAGGATGGTTACTCGTCGCATCGGGTCTCTTCATCATGTACTACTGGGCGATATCGCTGTTCGTCAAGCCCGGTCAGGACTCGATCCTCTACCGGCCGATCTTCTACGTGGGAGGAGTCTCGGCGTGGTTCACGAACAGCATCGGGAATACGCCGATACGCTGGGCCGGCGGCTTCGTCGCCGTGATCGTCGCGATCGGCGTTGCCGAGGCCATCCGCGTTCGGCGGCGCCGTCGAGCCAAGGAGATCGCATCGTGA